A DNA window from Micromonospora inyonensis contains the following coding sequences:
- the carA gene encoding glutamine-hydrolyzing carbamoyl-phosphate synthase small subunit — MSQHRPAILVLEDGRTFHGEAYGSVGETFGEAVFTTGMTGYQETLTDPSYHRQVVVQTAPHIGNTGVNGDDDESGRIWVAGYVVRDPARTASNWRSTGGLEERLEAEGVVGISGVDTRALTRHLRERGAMRVGVSSVSDDPRALLARVRQTPPMVGADLSAEVTTAEPYVVPAQGEHRFTVAALDLGIKRNVPRRLAARGVTTHVLPASSTIEEVLATGADAVFLSPGPGDPATADVPVALAREVLRRRVPLFGICFGSQLLGRALGFGTYKLGYGHRGINQPVLDRATGKVEVTSHNHGFAVQFPGAEPGAVVPDRIVDTEFGGVEVSHVCLNDNVVEGLRAKDVPAFTVQYHPEAAAGPHDADYLFDRFAELIEGRGSDRKHSGGGKNA, encoded by the coding sequence ATGTCCCAACACAGGCCCGCGATCCTGGTCCTCGAGGACGGGCGCACGTTCCACGGCGAGGCGTACGGTAGCGTCGGCGAGACCTTCGGCGAGGCGGTCTTCACCACCGGCATGACCGGCTACCAGGAGACCCTGACCGACCCCTCCTACCACCGGCAGGTGGTGGTGCAGACCGCCCCGCACATCGGCAACACCGGGGTCAACGGCGACGACGACGAGTCGGGCCGGATCTGGGTCGCCGGGTACGTGGTCCGCGACCCGGCCCGGACCGCCTCGAACTGGCGGTCCACCGGCGGGCTGGAGGAGCGCCTGGAAGCCGAGGGCGTGGTCGGTATCAGCGGGGTGGACACCCGGGCGCTCACCCGGCACCTGCGCGAGCGCGGCGCGATGCGGGTCGGCGTCTCCAGTGTCTCCGACGACCCCCGCGCCCTGCTGGCCCGGGTCCGCCAGACGCCGCCGATGGTCGGCGCGGACCTCTCCGCCGAGGTGACCACCGCCGAGCCGTACGTGGTCCCGGCCCAGGGCGAGCACCGGTTCACCGTCGCCGCGCTCGATCTGGGCATCAAGCGCAACGTGCCGCGTCGGCTCGCCGCGCGGGGCGTCACCACCCACGTGCTGCCGGCCTCCTCGACCATCGAGGAGGTGCTGGCCACCGGCGCGGACGCGGTCTTCCTCTCGCCCGGCCCCGGCGACCCGGCCACCGCCGACGTCCCGGTGGCCCTGGCCCGCGAGGTGCTGCGCCGCCGGGTGCCCCTGTTCGGCATCTGCTTCGGCAGTCAGCTGCTCGGCCGGGCGCTCGGGTTCGGCACCTACAAACTCGGGTACGGCCACCGGGGCATCAACCAGCCGGTGCTGGACCGCGCCACCGGCAAGGTCGAGGTGACCAGCCACAACCACGGCTTCGCGGTGCAGTTCCCCGGAGCCGAGCCGGGGGCCGTGGTCCCGGACCGGATCGTCGACACCGAGTTCGGTGGTGTCGAGGTCAGTCACGTCTGCCTCAACGACAACGTAGTCGAGGGCCTGCGGGCGAAGGACGTGCCCGCGTTCACCGTCCAGTACCACCCGGAGGCGGCGGCCGGTCCGCACGACGCGGACTACCT
- a CDS encoding dihydroorotase, with product MTTYLIKGVSVVGGAPTDLLVRDGVVAETGRGLSAPGATVLDADGLVALPGLVDLHTHLREPGREDAETVETGSRAAALGGYTAVCAMANTSPVADTAGVVEQVWRLGREAGLVDVQPIGAVTVGLAGERLAELGAMADSAARVRIFSDDGHCVADPKLMRRALEYVKAFDGIIAQHAEEPRLTEGAQMHEGEVSTRLGLTGWPAVAEEAIIARDVLLTEHVGGRLHVCHVSTAGSVEVLRQAKARGVRVTAEVTPHHLLLTDARAETYDPVYKVNPPLRTATDIAALRAALVEGVIDIVATDHAPHAVEDKECEWAYARPGMLGLETALSIVLDVLGPEWHLIAERMSRTPARIAGLDGHGLDPAAGVPANLTLVDPAARRVIEPADLASRSRNTPYARMTLPGRIVATFLRGEPTVLDGKAVK from the coding sequence GTGACCACGTACCTGATCAAGGGGGTCAGCGTCGTCGGCGGCGCCCCCACCGACCTGCTGGTGCGCGACGGCGTCGTGGCCGAGACCGGCCGGGGCCTGTCCGCGCCGGGCGCCACCGTGCTCGACGCGGACGGCCTCGTCGCTCTTCCCGGGCTGGTCGACCTGCACACCCACCTGCGCGAGCCGGGCCGGGAGGACGCCGAGACGGTCGAGACCGGCTCCCGTGCGGCGGCCCTCGGCGGCTACACCGCGGTCTGTGCGATGGCGAACACCTCCCCGGTCGCCGACACCGCCGGCGTGGTCGAGCAGGTCTGGCGACTCGGCCGGGAGGCCGGGCTGGTCGACGTCCAGCCGATCGGCGCGGTCACCGTCGGCCTGGCCGGCGAGCGCCTGGCGGAGCTGGGCGCGATGGCCGACTCGGCGGCCCGGGTGCGGATCTTCTCCGACGACGGGCACTGCGTCGCGGATCCGAAGCTGATGCGCCGGGCGCTGGAGTACGTCAAGGCGTTCGACGGGATCATCGCCCAGCACGCCGAGGAGCCCCGGCTCACCGAGGGCGCCCAGATGCACGAGGGCGAGGTCTCCACCCGGCTCGGGCTGACCGGCTGGCCGGCGGTCGCCGAGGAGGCGATCATCGCCCGGGACGTGCTGCTCACCGAGCACGTCGGCGGTCGGCTGCACGTCTGCCACGTCTCGACGGCCGGCAGCGTCGAGGTGCTGCGCCAGGCCAAGGCGCGCGGAGTCCGGGTCACCGCCGAGGTCACCCCGCACCACCTGCTGCTCACCGACGCCCGCGCCGAGACGTACGACCCGGTCTACAAGGTCAACCCGCCGCTGCGCACCGCCACCGACATCGCCGCCCTGCGGGCGGCCCTGGTCGAGGGCGTGATCGACATCGTTGCCACCGACCACGCCCCGCACGCGGTGGAGGACAAGGAGTGCGAGTGGGCGTACGCCCGGCCGGGCATGCTCGGACTGGAGACGGCGCTGTCGATCGTGCTCGACGTGCTCGGCCCGGAGTGGCACCTGATCGCCGAGCGGATGTCCCGGACCCCGGCGCGCATCGCCGGCCTGGACGGCCACGGTCTCGACCCGGCCGCGGGCGTGCCGGCGAACCTCACCCTGGTCGACCCGGCCGCCCGACGCGTGATCGAGCCGGCGGACCTGGCCAGCCGTAGTCGCAACACCCCGTACGCCCGCATGACGCTGCCCGGTCGCATCGTGGCGACCTTCCTGCGCGGCGAGCCGACGGTCCTGGACGGAAAGGCTGTCAAATAA
- a CDS encoding aspartate carbamoyltransferase catalytic subunit gives MIRHLLSGADLDASTATLVLDTAAQMATVAGREVKKLPALRGRTVVNLFYEDSTRTRISFEAAAKRLSADVINFSAKGSSVAKGESLKDTALTLQAMGADAVVVRHPASGAPHRLANWVDGSVVNAGDGTHEHPTQALLDAYTMRSRLGRIAGLHVAVVGDVLHSRVARSNVLLLSTLGAKVTLVGPPTLIPVDIAAALAPGTDVSYDLDAVLPGADVVMMLRVQRERMTDSYFPSAREYARRYGLDGPRMRRLPEHAIVMHPGPMNRGMEITPEVADSPRSTIVEQVTNGVSVRMAVLYLLLGGNNQ, from the coding sequence ATGATCCGGCACCTGCTCTCCGGCGCGGACCTGGACGCGTCCACCGCCACCCTGGTCCTGGACACCGCCGCCCAGATGGCCACCGTGGCCGGTCGGGAGGTCAAGAAACTGCCGGCCCTGCGTGGCCGGACCGTGGTCAACCTCTTCTACGAGGACTCCACCCGGACCCGGATCTCCTTCGAGGCCGCGGCGAAGCGGCTCAGCGCCGATGTGATCAACTTCTCGGCGAAGGGGTCCAGCGTCGCCAAGGGCGAGAGCCTGAAGGACACCGCCCTCACCCTCCAGGCGATGGGGGCGGACGCGGTGGTGGTCCGCCACCCGGCCTCCGGTGCCCCGCACCGGCTGGCGAACTGGGTCGACGGCAGTGTGGTCAACGCCGGGGACGGCACCCACGAGCACCCCACCCAGGCGCTGCTGGACGCGTACACGATGCGCTCCCGGCTGGGTCGGATCGCCGGCCTGCACGTCGCCGTGGTCGGGGACGTGCTGCACAGCCGGGTGGCCCGCTCCAACGTCCTGCTGCTGTCCACCCTCGGCGCGAAGGTGACCCTGGTCGGGCCGCCGACCCTCATCCCGGTGGACATCGCGGCGGCCCTCGCACCCGGTACCGACGTCTCGTACGACCTCGACGCCGTGCTGCCCGGGGCGGACGTGGTGATGATGCTGCGGGTGCAGCGGGAGCGGATGACCGACTCCTACTTCCCCTCGGCCCGCGAGTACGCCCGCCGCTACGGCCTCGACGGCCCCCGCATGCGCCGCCTGCCGGAGCACGCGATCGTCATGCACCCCGGCCCGATGAACCGGGGCATGGAGATCACGCCCGAGGTGGCCGACTCACCCCGCTCCACCATCGTCGAACAGGTCACCAACGGGGTCTCCGTCCGGATGGCCGTCCTCTACCTGCTGCTCGGGGGGAACAACCAGTGA
- the pyrR gene encoding bifunctional pyr operon transcriptional regulator/uracil phosphoribosyltransferase PyrR gives MAYPSAARSPVPRQPSVKVILASADVQRVVDRIAHQILEKTQGAADTVLLGIPTRGAPLARRLAARISAFEDVAVPVGVLDITLYRDDLRRHAVRAVGPTEVPPGGIDGKRVVLVDDVLFSGRTVRAALDALNDVGRPASVQLAVLVDRGHRELPIRADYVGKNIPTALAESVRVTLAEVDGTDEVKLYGGTPS, from the coding sequence GTGGCCTACCCGTCGGCTGCCCGATCCCCGGTGCCGAGGCAACCCTCGGTAAAGGTGATCCTCGCCAGCGCTGACGTGCAGCGCGTGGTCGACCGCATCGCCCACCAGATCCTGGAGAAGACCCAGGGCGCCGCCGACACCGTCCTGCTCGGCATCCCGACCCGGGGAGCGCCGTTGGCCCGCCGGCTCGCCGCCCGGATCAGCGCCTTCGAGGACGTCGCTGTACCGGTCGGTGTGCTCGACATCACCCTCTACCGCGACGACCTGCGCCGGCACGCCGTCCGGGCGGTCGGCCCGACCGAGGTGCCGCCCGGCGGCATCGACGGCAAGCGGGTCGTCCTCGTCGACGACGTGCTCTTCTCCGGCCGCACCGTCCGGGCCGCCCTGGACGCGCTCAACGACGTCGGCCGCCCCGCCTCCGTGCAACTCGCCGTCCTGGTCGACCGGGGACACCGGGAACTGCCCATCCGGGCCGACTACGTCGGCAAGAACATCCCGACCGCGCTCGCCGAGAGCGTGCGGGTCACCCTCGCCGAGGTGGACGGCACCGACGAGGTCAAGCTCTACGGGGGTACCCCCTCATGA
- a CDS encoding transcriptional regulator yields MPSEYAKSLGARLRSIRQQQGLSLQGVEEKSNGRWKAVVVGSYERGDRAVTVSRLAELADFYRVPVSELLPDGSGVRHEPTSKIVLDLERLYDEASEELAYVARYARAIQQQRGDYNGRVLSIRADDLRALAIVYDASPSGLIERLNEHGVLVADPRAFFAS; encoded by the coding sequence ATGCCCTCTGAATACGCCAAGTCGCTGGGCGCCCGCCTGCGCTCCATCCGCCAGCAGCAGGGCCTGTCCCTGCAGGGCGTGGAGGAGAAGTCCAACGGCCGGTGGAAGGCCGTCGTGGTCGGGTCGTACGAGCGTGGTGACCGGGCCGTCACCGTGTCCCGCCTGGCGGAGCTGGCCGACTTCTACCGCGTACCCGTCTCCGAGCTGCTGCCCGACGGCAGCGGCGTCCGGCACGAGCCGACCAGCAAGATCGTGCTGGACCTGGAGCGGCTCTACGACGAGGCGTCGGAGGAGCTGGCGTACGTGGCCCGGTACGCCCGCGCCATCCAGCAGCAGCGCGGTGACTACAACGGCCGCGTGCTCTCGATCCGCGCCGACGACCTGCGGGCCCTGGCCATCGTCTACGATGCCTCGCCCTCCGGGCTGATCGAGCGGCTCAACGAGCACGGTGTGCTGGTCGCCGACCCCCGGGCGTTCTTCGCGTCCTGA
- the nusB gene encoding transcription antitermination factor NusB, whose translation MPARRKARKRALDVLYEADLRGRPPVEVLAGYIERIEKPRPEHLGYAVSLVEGVAAHLDRIDELIASYAEGWTLERMPVIDRNLARIAVCELLYHDDIDDAVAISEAVELARQMSTDDSPRFLNGILGRIADYASR comes from the coding sequence ATGCCCGCGCGCCGGAAGGCGCGTAAGCGGGCACTGGACGTGCTCTACGAGGCCGACCTGCGTGGCCGGCCGCCGGTGGAGGTGCTCGCCGGCTACATCGAGCGGATCGAGAAGCCCCGCCCGGAGCACCTCGGCTACGCCGTCAGCCTGGTCGAGGGGGTGGCGGCGCACCTCGACCGGATCGACGAGCTGATCGCCAGCTACGCCGAGGGGTGGACGCTGGAGCGGATGCCGGTGATCGATCGCAACCTCGCCCGGATCGCCGTCTGCGAGCTGCTCTACCACGACGACATCGACGACGCGGTGGCCATCAGCGAGGCCGTCGAGCTGGCCCGACAGATGTCGACCGACGACTCGCCGCGCTTCCTCAACGGCATCCTCGGCCGGATCGCCGACTACGCCAGCCGCTGA
- the efp gene encoding elongation factor P, with translation MATTNDLKNGLVLNLDGGLWAVVEFQHVKPGKGGAFVRTTLKNVLSGKVVDKTFNAGTKVETATVDKRTMQYLYADGEDYVFMDLETFDQITVPGATVGDAANYLLPEAEAIVATHEGVPLYVELATSVVLEVTYTEPGLQGDRSTGGNKPATVETGATVQVPLFITTGEKIKVDTRDGRYLGRA, from the coding sequence ATGGCCACCACCAACGACCTCAAGAACGGCCTGGTACTCAACCTCGACGGGGGGCTCTGGGCTGTCGTGGAGTTCCAGCACGTCAAGCCCGGCAAGGGCGGGGCCTTCGTCCGCACCACGCTGAAGAACGTGCTCTCCGGCAAGGTCGTCGACAAGACCTTCAACGCGGGCACCAAGGTCGAGACCGCGACCGTCGACAAGCGCACCATGCAGTACCTCTACGCCGACGGCGAGGACTACGTCTTCATGGACCTGGAGACGTTCGACCAGATCACCGTCCCCGGTGCGACCGTGGGCGACGCGGCGAACTACCTCCTCCCCGAGGCGGAGGCGATCGTGGCCACCCACGAGGGTGTGCCGCTCTACGTCGAGCTGGCGACCAGCGTCGTGCTCGAGGTCACCTACACCGAGCCGGGCCTGCAGGGCGACCGCTCCACCGGCGGCAACAAGCCGGCCACCGTCGAGACCGGCGCGACCGTGCAGGTGCCGCTCTTCATCACCACCGGCGAGAAGATCAAGGTGGACACCCGAGACGGCCGTTACCTCGGCCGCGCCTGA
- the aroQ gene encoding type II 3-dehydroquinate dehydratase, producing the protein MRVYVLNGVNLGRLGTRQVDVYGATGYADLVALCERTGADLGLEVTVRQTDAEHELIGWLHDAADEGAAVVLNPAAWSHYSIAVRDACAMLRGPLVEVHISNIHAREEFRHHSVVSAVATGVICGLGLDGYRLALHHLATLSG; encoded by the coding sequence GTGAGGGTGTACGTGCTGAACGGGGTGAACCTGGGTCGGCTGGGTACCCGGCAGGTCGACGTCTACGGCGCGACCGGCTACGCCGACCTGGTGGCGCTCTGCGAACGCACCGGCGCCGACCTCGGGCTGGAGGTGACGGTGCGGCAGACCGACGCCGAGCACGAGCTGATCGGTTGGCTGCACGACGCCGCCGACGAGGGTGCCGCGGTGGTGCTCAACCCGGCGGCCTGGTCGCACTACTCGATCGCGGTGCGGGATGCCTGCGCGATGCTGCGCGGGCCGCTGGTCGAGGTGCACATCTCCAACATCCACGCCCGGGAGGAGTTCCGGCACCACTCGGTGGTCTCGGCGGTGGCGACCGGGGTGATCTGCGGCCTGGGCCTGGACGGTTACCGCCTGGCGCTGCACCACCTGGCCACGCTTTCCGGCTGA
- the aroB gene encoding 3-dehydroquinate synthase: protein MDEMTRIPVGGERPYDVLVGRGLWEALPGLLPGVTRAAVLYARPLRQLADALGDRLRAAGVEPLPMEVPDAEAGKQIDVAAHCWDRLGAANVTRNDAVVGVGGGAVTDLAGFVAASWLRGVRWVPVATSLLGMVDAAVGGKTGINTAAGKNLVGAFHPPAGVLCDLTVLDTLPAVDLTAGLAEVVKCGFIADPVILDLILRDPAAATDPAGAVTRELIERAIRVKADVVSGDLRESGVREVLNYGHTLAHAIEKVEGYRWRHGHAVSVGLVYAGTLGRLAGRLDAATAERHRTVVTALGLPTRYPAAAWPDLLATMRVDKKARGSRLRFVVLDGLARPAILEDPDDELLHAAFREGVAA from the coding sequence ATGGACGAGATGACCCGGATCCCGGTCGGCGGCGAGCGCCCGTACGACGTACTCGTGGGACGCGGCCTGTGGGAGGCGCTGCCCGGCCTGCTTCCCGGCGTGACCCGCGCGGCGGTGCTGTACGCCCGGCCGCTGCGACAGTTGGCCGACGCGCTCGGCGACCGGCTGCGGGCGGCCGGCGTGGAGCCCCTGCCGATGGAGGTGCCGGACGCCGAGGCCGGCAAGCAGATCGACGTGGCCGCCCACTGCTGGGACCGGCTGGGAGCGGCGAACGTCACCCGCAACGACGCGGTGGTCGGGGTGGGCGGCGGCGCGGTGACCGACCTGGCCGGGTTCGTCGCCGCGAGTTGGCTGCGCGGGGTGCGCTGGGTGCCGGTGGCGACCTCGTTGCTCGGGATGGTCGACGCGGCGGTGGGCGGTAAGACCGGGATCAACACCGCTGCCGGCAAGAACCTGGTCGGCGCGTTCCACCCGCCGGCCGGCGTTCTCTGTGACCTGACCGTGCTGGACACGCTCCCCGCCGTCGACCTGACCGCCGGGCTCGCCGAGGTGGTCAAGTGCGGTTTCATCGCCGACCCGGTGATCCTGGACCTGATCCTGCGGGATCCGGCCGCGGCGACCGACCCGGCCGGCGCGGTGACCCGTGAGCTGATCGAGCGGGCGATCCGGGTCAAGGCCGACGTGGTCTCCGGTGACCTGCGCGAGTCGGGCGTCCGGGAGGTGCTCAACTACGGCCACACCCTGGCCCATGCCATCGAGAAGGTGGAGGGCTACCGCTGGCGGCACGGGCACGCCGTCTCGGTCGGGCTGGTCTACGCCGGCACGCTCGGTCGGCTGGCCGGTCGGCTGGACGCGGCGACCGCCGAGCGGCACCGCACGGTCGTGACGGCCCTTGGCCTGCCGACGCGCTACCCGGCGGCGGCGTGGCCGGACCTGCTCGCCACGATGCGGGTGGACAAGAAGGCGCGCGGATCCCGGCTGCGGTTCGTGGTGCTCGACGGACTGGCCCGCCCGGCGATCCTCGAGGATCCGGACGACGAGCTGCTGCACGCGGCCTTCCGCGAGGGGGTGGCGGCGTGA
- a CDS encoding DUF2243 domain-containing protein, whose translation MATRTIEDADIRLPAILLGVGLGGFFDGILLHQVLQWHHMLSATGSDNAGIREYPVDTVPGLRMNTLWDGIFHVVTWVAVLAGLALLHARVTRSRSRLWRSPTLWGWALVGWGLFNLVEGVVDHHLLGIHHVREGAHRLWWDLGFLALGAVLVAGGWLLQRGGDGSRGDLP comes from the coding sequence ATGGCAACCCGCACGATCGAGGACGCCGACATCCGGCTTCCCGCCATCCTGCTCGGGGTCGGACTGGGCGGGTTCTTCGACGGCATCCTGCTGCACCAGGTGCTCCAGTGGCACCACATGCTCAGCGCCACCGGCAGCGACAACGCCGGCATCCGGGAGTACCCGGTGGACACCGTCCCCGGCCTGCGGATGAACACCCTCTGGGACGGGATCTTCCACGTGGTGACCTGGGTGGCGGTGCTGGCCGGTCTGGCCCTGCTGCACGCCCGGGTGACCCGCTCCCGGAGCCGGCTGTGGCGCTCCCCCACCCTCTGGGGCTGGGCGCTGGTCGGCTGGGGACTGTTCAACCTGGTGGAGGGGGTCGTCGACCACCACCTGCTCGGCATCCACCACGTCCGGGAGGGCGCGCACCGGCTCTGGTGGGACCTCGGCTTCCTCGCGCTCGGCGCGGTCCTGGTCGCCGGCGGCTGGCTGCTCCAGCGCGGTGGCGACGGGTCGCGGGGCGACCTGCCGTGA
- a CDS encoding cytochrome c oxidase assembly protein: MNVLAHADGHTAPPGVDPTLVVPLLLVGVYLAGVVRQHRAGRAWSTWRTTAFGTGTLLLGVGLAVPAHDLVGHMWQHLLLGMLAPLGLVLGAPGTLALRVVDRSVGRAAIRWLGHPLPRLLAHPATGLLLTVGGLWVLYLTPLYRASLDQPAVHHLLQLHFLLSGYLFAWSIAGPDPGPHRPRVPVRLVVVGFAVAGHAALAQLLYAGLLVDVPASAAQLRAGATVMYYGGDLAEILLALALLATWRPEARPARRPRPATAVPGEPAGTHP; this comes from the coding sequence GTGAACGTCCTGGCCCATGCCGACGGACACACCGCACCGCCCGGCGTGGACCCGACGCTGGTCGTACCGCTGCTGCTGGTCGGGGTCTACCTGGCCGGAGTGGTCCGGCAACACCGCGCCGGCCGGGCCTGGAGCACCTGGCGGACCACGGCGTTCGGGACCGGGACGCTGCTGCTCGGCGTCGGCCTGGCCGTGCCCGCGCACGACCTCGTCGGGCACATGTGGCAGCACCTGCTGCTCGGCATGCTCGCGCCACTGGGGCTGGTGCTCGGGGCCCCCGGGACGCTGGCCCTGCGCGTCGTCGACCGGTCCGTCGGGCGGGCCGCGATCCGCTGGCTGGGCCACCCACTCCCCCGGCTACTCGCCCACCCGGCCACCGGTCTGCTGCTCACCGTCGGTGGACTCTGGGTGCTCTACCTGACCCCGCTCTACCGGGCGAGCCTCGACCAACCGGCGGTGCACCACCTGCTCCAGTTGCACTTCCTGCTCAGCGGATACCTCTTCGCCTGGTCGATCGCCGGCCCGGACCCGGGCCCCCACCGTCCCCGGGTGCCGGTGCGCCTGGTCGTGGTCGGGTTCGCGGTCGCCGGGCACGCCGCCCTCGCCCAACTCCTCTACGCCGGGCTGCTGGTCGACGTCCCGGCCTCCGCCGCCCAGCTGCGGGCCGGTGCGACGGTCATGTACTACGGCGGCGACCTGGCCGAGATCCTGCTGGCGCTGGCGCTGCTGGCCACCTGGCGACCGGAGGCGCGACCCGCCCGCCGGCCCCGCCCGGCGACGGCGGTGCCGGGCGAGCCGGCCGGCACCCACCCGTAG
- a CDS encoding shikimate kinase, which translates to MTVNRPVCVLVGAPGAGKTTVGRALAGALGVEFRDTDEDIERMAGKPIPEIFVDEGEAHFRALERAAVAAALASCPGVLALGGGAVLAEENRAELVGHTVVYLSVELTDAIKRVDLGVGRPLLALNPRATLRYLLDQRRPFYQEVATATVVTDGRDPADIVTEVLTLLDR; encoded by the coding sequence ATGACGGTGAACCGGCCGGTCTGCGTGCTGGTGGGGGCCCCGGGCGCGGGTAAGACCACCGTCGGGCGGGCACTCGCCGGCGCGCTGGGGGTGGAGTTCCGCGACACGGACGAGGACATCGAGCGGATGGCCGGCAAGCCGATCCCGGAGATCTTCGTCGACGAGGGAGAGGCGCACTTCCGTGCCCTCGAGCGGGCGGCGGTGGCGGCGGCGCTGGCGTCCTGCCCCGGCGTGCTCGCCCTCGGCGGTGGTGCGGTCCTGGCCGAGGAGAACCGCGCCGAACTGGTCGGGCACACCGTGGTGTATCTCAGCGTCGAGCTGACCGACGCGATCAAGCGGGTCGACCTGGGCGTCGGCCGGCCGCTGCTGGCGCTCAACCCGAGGGCGACGCTGCGGTACCTGCTGGACCAGCGCCGCCCGTTCTACCAGGAGGTGGCGACCGCCACGGTGGTCACCGACGGGCGTGACCCTGCCGACATCGTCACCGAGGTGCTGACGCTGCTCGACCGCTGA
- the aroC gene encoding chorismate synthase, with product MLRWLTAGESHGPALVALLEGVPAGVEVTTGDISAELARRRLGYGRGARMAFEQDEIEIIGGLRHGVTIGSPVAIRVGNSEWPKWRTVMAADPVDAEELAGQARNAPLTRPRPGHADLAGMQKYGHTDARPILERASARETAARVAVGTVAKALVKQTLGVEIVSHVVELGPVAAAPGLRPRPEDAARIDADPLRCLDPEASARMVAEVDAAKKAADTLGGVVEVLAYGVPPGLGSHVQWDRKLDARLATALMSIQAIKGVEIGDGWQQARSRGSEAHDEMVPTATGVRRVTDRAGGLEGGITTGEPLRVRAAMKPISSLNRALATVDVTTGEPATAINQRSDVCAVPAAAVVAEAMVALVLAEATLEKFGGDSVAEIRRNLAGYLDALVIR from the coding sequence GTGTTGCGCTGGTTGACTGCAGGTGAATCGCACGGTCCCGCCCTGGTCGCGCTCCTGGAGGGCGTCCCCGCCGGGGTGGAGGTCACCACCGGGGACATCTCCGCCGAGCTGGCCCGCCGTCGACTCGGCTACGGCCGGGGCGCGCGGATGGCGTTCGAGCAGGACGAGATCGAGATCATCGGGGGGCTCCGGCACGGCGTGACCATCGGCAGCCCGGTGGCCATCCGGGTCGGCAACTCGGAGTGGCCCAAGTGGCGCACCGTGATGGCCGCCGACCCGGTCGACGCCGAGGAACTGGCCGGGCAGGCACGCAACGCGCCGCTGACCCGCCCCCGTCCCGGTCACGCCGACCTGGCCGGCATGCAGAAGTACGGGCACACCGACGCCCGGCCGATCCTGGAACGCGCCAGCGCCCGGGAGACCGCCGCCCGGGTCGCCGTCGGTACCGTCGCCAAGGCCCTGGTGAAGCAGACCCTGGGCGTCGAGATCGTCTCGCACGTGGTGGAGCTGGGCCCGGTCGCGGCCGCGCCGGGGCTGCGTCCCCGGCCGGAGGACGCCGCGCGGATCGACGCCGACCCGCTGCGCTGCCTCGACCCGGAGGCGAGCGCCCGGATGGTCGCCGAGGTCGACGCCGCGAAGAAGGCCGCCGACACGCTCGGGGGCGTGGTCGAGGTGCTGGCGTACGGGGTGCCACCGGGTCTCGGCAGCCACGTGCAGTGGGACCGCAAGCTCGACGCCCGGCTGGCCACCGCGCTGATGTCGATCCAGGCGATCAAGGGCGTCGAGATCGGCGACGGGTGGCAGCAGGCGCGCTCCCGGGGCTCCGAGGCGCACGACGAGATGGTGCCGACCGCGACCGGGGTGCGCCGGGTGACCGACCGGGCCGGTGGCCTGGAGGGCGGCATCACCACCGGTGAGCCGCTGCGGGTGCGGGCCGCGATGAAGCCGATCTCCTCGCTGAACCGGGCCCTCGCCACGGTGGACGTGACCACCGGCGAGCCGGCCACCGCGATCAACCAGCGGTCGGACGTCTGTGCCGTACCGGCCGCGGCGGTGGTCGCCGAGGCCATGGTGGCCCTGGTGCTCGCCGAGGCCACCCTGGAGAAGTTCGGCGGCGACTCGGTGGCCGAGATCCGCCGCAACCTCGCCGGTTACCTCGACGCCCTGGTGATCAGATGA